In Mytilus galloprovincialis chromosome 1, xbMytGall1.hap1.1, whole genome shotgun sequence, the following are encoded in one genomic region:
- the LOC143046276 gene encoding U6 snRNA-associated Sm-like protein LSm4, protein MLPLSLLRTAVNHPMLVELKNGETYNGHLVSCDNWMNINLREVICTSRDGDRFWRMPECYIRGSTIKYLRIPDEVIDMVKEEVIQKSKGRGEGRGGGRGGPQRGRGGRGAFGSRGGGRGGGGGGGGGRGGGRGGGRGRGDS, encoded by the exons TTAGTGGAGTTAAAGAATGGAGAAACATACAATGGACATTTAGTCAGCTGTGATAACTGGATGAATATAAATCTCAGAGAAGTTATTTGTACCTCAAGG GATGGTGATAGATTTTGGAGAATGCCAGAATGTTATATAAGGGGAAGTACAATTAAATACCTCAGAATACCTGATGAGGTCATCGACATGGTAAAGGAAGAGGTCATACAAAAATCTAAAGGTCGTGGTGAAGGAAGAGGTGGTGGTAGAGGAGGTCCACAAAGAGGAAGAGGAGGACGAG GTGCGTTTGGCAGCCGAGGTGGAGGCCGAGGAGGAGGAGGCGGAGGTGGTGGTGGAAGAGGGGGTGGACGAGGAGGAGGCAGAGGAAGAGGAGATTCATAG